The proteins below come from a single Dinghuibacter silviterrae genomic window:
- a CDS encoding ABC transporter permease encodes MLFSYIRIVIRNLRRQPLLSFIHIFGLGLSMSAGLMVLIRLQDDLGYDRFHPHPERTYRITSDYTQRGGEHWRMASTPLPLGPALLSDTAGIEAVATINPSFGGTTTIGSKQLSLSGAYTGPSFFAVFGFTLSSGDPVTALAQPHSIVLSQDAATRFFGQANPLGKVLTMTAGGSYIVTGVLKDPPGKSHLDFDAYVSETSIPPHAGDWFAFNAAYTYVVMKRPAETAALYADLATVSTMLNRMNAEGKTAFHWQRITAITPAPIGLDNNIGRGTSWAKVFFELGFAFLLLLAACFNYTNLTVARALTRAKEVGLRKIAGAHRHQVFVQYVTEAVVTALLALGFAWILLGFIITYAPFNDGYEFIPSSFAYNAQMGWWSLAFALGTGLLAGVSPAWILSAFKPLRVLKNLSTARIWGKVNLQKTLIVFQYTLSLVILIFLTAFYRQFSYMSSLDPGFRRDNTLVIPVDGPDASVLAQKIASLSGVQTVAALSGRFDDRSAERTFTGWLAGKEQTVNLHYYDADPAFLPAMHLDLVAGHNFLSEDTVEKFVLLNEKAVRALGFADPSKAVGQRLWVADSTPLIIQGVLKDFTYQNAAQPIAPLALRTRKGSYNYLYVRVDPVRRDAITARIAAAWGALLPAKSFSYTWLDEYMEAAYAQKATLSLLGYLAFMAASIATLGLLGLVMYTVEVRRKEISIRKVIGAEKRELVVLLSRGFVRLLVLSGLIAMPLGYTAGVFFRHLFPLQAPFGPGYAVACFFLLLVLGLATIGSQTYRAAGENPAGNLRAE; translated from the coding sequence ATGTTGTTTAGCTACATACGCATTGTCATTCGGAACCTGCGCCGGCAGCCCTTGCTTTCCTTCATCCATATTTTTGGCCTTGGCCTTTCCATGAGCGCCGGGCTCATGGTCCTGATCCGTCTGCAGGACGACCTTGGCTACGACCGTTTTCATCCACACCCTGAGCGGACCTACCGCATCACCAGCGACTACACCCAGCGGGGTGGGGAACACTGGCGCATGGCCAGCACACCCCTGCCCCTCGGTCCAGCGCTCCTGTCCGACACGGCCGGTATCGAGGCGGTGGCCACGATCAACCCGTCCTTTGGCGGGACCACCACGATTGGATCGAAGCAGTTATCGCTCAGTGGCGCGTATACCGGGCCTTCTTTTTTCGCTGTCTTCGGATTTACCCTTTCGTCCGGCGATCCTGTAACGGCGCTCGCTCAGCCCCATTCGATCGTGCTCAGCCAGGACGCCGCCACGCGGTTCTTCGGACAGGCCAATCCCCTGGGCAAGGTCCTTACGATGACGGCCGGCGGGAGCTATATCGTCACGGGTGTTCTAAAGGATCCTCCCGGGAAGTCCCACCTGGACTTTGACGCGTATGTATCCGAAACGAGCATACCTCCGCATGCCGGCGATTGGTTTGCCTTCAACGCTGCCTATACCTACGTCGTCATGAAGCGCCCGGCGGAGACGGCAGCGCTCTACGCGGATCTGGCCACGGTCTCTACCATGCTCAACCGGATGAATGCCGAAGGGAAAACCGCCTTTCACTGGCAGCGGATCACCGCCATCACCCCCGCGCCCATCGGCCTCGACAACAATATAGGGAGAGGTACGTCCTGGGCAAAGGTCTTTTTCGAGCTGGGCTTCGCTTTCCTCCTGCTCTTAGCCGCGTGTTTCAACTATACCAACCTCACCGTGGCCCGCGCCCTGACCAGGGCCAAAGAAGTCGGTCTCCGCAAGATCGCCGGCGCCCACCGCCACCAGGTCTTCGTCCAATACGTCACCGAAGCCGTGGTCACGGCGCTTCTCGCATTGGGTTTTGCCTGGATCCTGCTCGGGTTTATCATCACTTATGCCCCCTTCAACGACGGGTACGAGTTCATCCCGTCTTCTTTTGCCTACAACGCCCAGATGGGATGGTGGTCCCTTGCTTTTGCGCTGGGTACCGGGTTGCTGGCGGGTGTTTCCCCCGCGTGGATCCTCTCGGCCTTCAAACCCCTGCGGGTACTCAAAAACCTGTCCACCGCGCGGATATGGGGCAAAGTCAATCTTCAGAAGACCCTCATCGTTTTTCAATACACCTTGTCCCTGGTCATCCTGATCTTCCTGACCGCCTTCTACCGGCAGTTCTCCTATATGTCCAGCCTTGACCCCGGTTTTCGTCGCGACAATACGCTGGTGATCCCGGTCGACGGGCCGGATGCATCGGTCCTCGCCCAGAAGATTGCCTCCCTTAGCGGGGTGCAGACCGTAGCAGCCTTGTCCGGCCGTTTTGACGACCGCTCCGCCGAGCGGACCTTCACCGGCTGGCTGGCCGGGAAAGAACAAACGGTGAACCTGCATTACTATGACGCCGATCCGGCCTTCCTCCCGGCCATGCACCTCGACCTCGTGGCGGGTCATAATTTCCTGTCGGAGGACACCGTGGAAAAGTTTGTCCTGCTCAACGAAAAAGCCGTCCGGGCGCTTGGCTTCGCGGACCCGTCCAAGGCCGTGGGACAGCGGTTATGGGTGGCCGATAGTACCCCGCTCATCATCCAGGGCGTGCTCAAGGATTTCACGTATCAGAATGCCGCCCAGCCCATCGCCCCCCTCGCGCTCCGGACCCGGAAAGGGAGTTACAACTACCTCTACGTCCGCGTGGATCCCGTCCGCCGGGACGCGATCACGGCGCGGATCGCCGCCGCCTGGGGCGCCCTCCTGCCGGCTAAAAGCTTTTCGTATACCTGGCTTGATGAATACATGGAGGCCGCCTATGCTCAAAAAGCGACCCTTTCCCTGTTGGGCTACCTCGCCTTTATGGCCGCCAGTATCGCCACGCTGGGTCTTCTTGGCCTGGTCATGTACACCGTGGAAGTCCGCCGCAAAGAGATCAGCATCCGCAAAGTCATCGGCGCAGAGAAACGCGAGCTGGTCGTCCTCTTGTCCCGCGGGTTCGTCCGGCTGCTCGTGCTCTCCGGTCTGATCGCCATGCCGCTGGGGTATACCGCGGGGGTGTTTTTCCGGCACCTATTTCCCTTGCAGGCGCCCTTTGGGCCGGGGTACGCGGTGGCGTGTTTCTTCTTACTTCTTGTACTCGGTCTGGCGACCATTGGGTCGCAGACGTACCGGGCGGCGGGGGAGAATCCGGCGGGGAATCTGCGGGCGGAGTAG
- a CDS encoding ABC transporter permease, producing the protein MRNLLRSKGFSFINILGLSIGMACALLILLWVENEWSWDRTYPNADRLYTVWNKDKWTNDTVCWPTTPKVMGPVLKPSFPEIDKATRVNWTQTLLFSVGEKRLNVKGTMVDPDFLSMFSVPFVEGNPATALNDPTSLVITQTLARKLFGDEDALGRTVKLDNKDLFNVSGVIRDLPNNTSFDYEFLTPWSYIVKRGEDDSSWGNNSTRNIVLLKPHTDLEALQKKIKNFTIQHEQDGTTKVFLYPFSRTHLFGDFENGKQAGGRIEMVRAFLLIAIFILVIACINFMNLSTARSERRAKEVGIRKTVGALKQSLIIQFLMESVMLALISGILAMVMVSVSLKPFNELTQKHLALEWSQPVFWLSILGFIGFTGLLAGSYPAFFLSAFRPVQVLKGTFRKVNALVTPRKVLVVFQFSIAILLIIATLIVLKQLRYAQSRENGYDKNNLVYVMMQGDMQKNYHVIVNELRDKGAVTTWSMCSSPISQSWSNTWGINWDGKPADDKTIINSFTTDGNLVKTMGMQIIEGRDIDLVNYPADSNAVIINESCVKAMRFKHPLGQVIGYPGYPYKVVGVVRDFIIESPYEPIRPMVMWGPKGNYFNAIHFKLNPARSTAGNLKIMEQVFKKYNPEYPFEYNFVDQEYARKFSDEQATATLAGLFAALTIFISCLGLFGLAAYMAEARVKEIGVRKVLGASIANLTTLLSKEFVMLVLISIVVATPIAWYFMDKWLMNYKYRTHIDPWVFVLAGVGAIFISLATVSYQAIRAAMASPIRSLRSE; encoded by the coding sequence TCCTGATCCTGCTTTGGGTGGAGAACGAGTGGAGCTGGGACCGTACCTATCCGAATGCGGACCGGTTGTACACCGTCTGGAACAAGGACAAGTGGACAAACGATACGGTCTGCTGGCCGACGACGCCAAAGGTGATGGGGCCGGTGCTGAAGCCGTCTTTTCCGGAGATCGACAAGGCGACCCGGGTGAACTGGACGCAAACGCTGCTTTTTTCCGTGGGGGAAAAACGGCTGAACGTCAAAGGGACGATGGTGGACCCGGATTTTCTGAGCATGTTTAGCGTACCCTTTGTCGAGGGGAACCCGGCGACCGCGCTAAACGATCCGACCTCGCTGGTGATCACGCAGACGCTGGCGCGGAAGTTGTTCGGGGATGAGGATGCGCTGGGACGAACGGTCAAGCTGGACAACAAGGACCTGTTTAATGTAAGTGGGGTGATCAGGGACCTGCCGAACAATACCTCTTTTGACTATGAATTCCTGACGCCATGGTCGTATATCGTCAAACGGGGAGAGGACGACAGTTCGTGGGGGAACAATTCCACCCGGAATATCGTGTTGCTGAAACCGCATACGGACCTGGAGGCGCTGCAAAAAAAGATCAAGAACTTCACCATACAGCACGAACAGGATGGGACGACCAAAGTCTTCCTGTATCCCTTTAGCCGTACCCACCTGTTCGGCGATTTCGAGAACGGCAAACAAGCGGGCGGGCGTATCGAAATGGTCCGGGCGTTTCTGCTGATCGCGATCTTTATCCTGGTGATCGCGTGTATCAACTTTATGAACCTGTCGACGGCCCGAAGCGAGCGGCGGGCGAAAGAGGTGGGGATCCGGAAAACGGTCGGCGCCCTGAAACAGTCGTTGATTATCCAGTTCCTGATGGAATCGGTCATGCTGGCGTTGATCTCCGGTATCCTGGCGATGGTGATGGTGAGTGTAAGCCTGAAGCCGTTCAACGAACTCACGCAAAAACACCTGGCGCTGGAGTGGTCCCAACCGGTCTTCTGGCTGTCTATTCTTGGATTTATCGGTTTCACGGGGCTGCTGGCGGGGAGCTACCCGGCGTTTTTCCTCAGTGCCTTCCGGCCGGTACAGGTATTGAAGGGGACATTCCGGAAGGTGAATGCCCTGGTCACGCCCCGGAAGGTATTGGTGGTTTTTCAGTTCAGCATCGCCATCCTGCTCATCATCGCCACCCTCATCGTCCTCAAACAGCTCCGCTACGCCCAGTCGCGTGAAAACGGCTATGATAAAAACAACCTCGTGTATGTGATGATGCAGGGGGATATGCAAAAGAATTACCACGTGATCGTCAACGAACTCCGGGACAAGGGCGCGGTCACGACCTGGAGCATGTGCAGCTCCCCCATCTCGCAGTCCTGGAGCAATACCTGGGGCATCAACTGGGACGGCAAACCCGCCGACGACAAGACCATCATCAACAGTTTTACGACGGACGGCAACCTCGTCAAGACCATGGGGATGCAGATCATCGAGGGCCGGGACATCGACCTGGTCAACTATCCGGCAGACTCGAACGCCGTCATCATCAATGAATCCTGCGTCAAGGCGATGCGATTCAAACATCCGCTGGGACAGGTGATCGGCTACCCGGGCTATCCCTACAAGGTGGTCGGCGTCGTCCGGGACTTCATCATCGAGTCTCCGTACGAGCCGATCCGGCCCATGGTCATGTGGGGGCCGAAAGGCAATTATTTCAACGCCATCCATTTCAAACTCAACCCTGCCCGGTCGACGGCCGGGAACCTGAAGATCATGGAACAGGTCTTTAAAAAGTACAACCCCGAATATCCCTTCGAATACAACTTCGTGGACCAGGAATACGCGCGGAAATTCTCGGACGAGCAGGCCACCGCCACCCTGGCGGGTTTGTTCGCGGCCCTGACGATCTTTATTTCGTGTCTGGGTTTGTTCGGGCTGGCCGCCTACATGGCCGAAGCCCGCGTCAAGGAGATCGGCGTGCGCAAGGTCCTGGGCGCTTCGATCGCGAACCTGACGACCTTGCTGTCGAAGGAATTCGTTATGCTGGTGCTCATCTCCATCGTGGTCGCCACGCCCATTGCCTGGTATTTCATGGACAAGTGGCTGATGAACTACAAATACCGCACCCACATCGATCCCTGGGTTTTTGTCCTCGCGGGTGTAGGGGCGATCTTCATCTCGCTGGCCACCGTGAGCTACCAGGCCATCCGGGCGGCGATGGCGAGCCCGATACGGAGCTTGCGCTCGGAGTAG